Proteins co-encoded in one Epinephelus moara isolate mb chromosome 13, YSFRI_EMoa_1.0, whole genome shotgun sequence genomic window:
- the atp6v0cb gene encoding ATPase H+ transporting V0 subunit cb yields MSASSPEYSPFFAVMGASAAMVFSALGAAYGTAKSGTGIAAMSVMRPELIMKSIIPVVMAGIIAIYGLVVAVLIANQITATVPLYKSFLHLGAGLSVGLSGLAAGFAIGIVGDAGVRGTAQQPRLFVGMILILIFAEVLGLYGLIVALILSTK; encoded by the exons ATGTCGGCCTCAAGTCCCGAATACTCTCCGTTCTTCGCAGTGATGGGTGCCTCTGCGGCTATGGTGTTCAGCG CCTTGGGAGCAGCCTACGGCACAGCCAAGAGCGGTACAGGAATAGCCGCCATGTCTGTGATGAGGCCGGAGCTCATCATGAAGTCCATCATCCCAGTGGTCATGGCGGGTATCATAGCCATCTACGGCCTGGTAGTAGCAGTGCTGATTGCCAACCAAATCACAGCAACAGTCCCCCTCTACAA gaGTTTCCTCCATCTGGGCGCCGGGCTGAGTGTGGGCCTCAGCGGGCTGGCAGCAGGCTTCGCAATCGGCATCGTGGGCGACGCGGGCGTGAGGGGCACAGCTCAGCAGCCGAGGCTTTTCGTGGGCATGATCCTCATCTTGATTTTCGCCGAGGTCTTGGGTCTCTACGGGCTCATCGTCGCCCTCATCCTCTCCACGAAATAA
- the nubp2 gene encoding cytosolic Fe-S cluster assembly factor nubp2: MEQNNDGSLAQVRHVVLVLSGKGGVGKSTITTELALALRHAGKKVGILDVDLCGPSIPRMLNVGHTDVHQCDAGWVPVYTDADKSLALMSIGFLLEDPDEAVVWRGPKKTAMIGQFVSDVAWGELDVLLVDTPPGTSDEHIAVLENLKKHRVDGAVLVTTPQAVSTGDVRREVTFCKKTGVRILGIVENMSGFVCLHCSECSNIFSKGGGEELAKLTGSTFLGSVPLDPALSTSIEEGKDFIQSFPDSPTFSAISNICQTLLDSLQTA, from the exons ATGGAACAAAATAATG ACGGGAGTTTGGCCCAGGTCCGGCATGTTGTGTTGGTGCTGTCAGGGAAGGGAGGTGTGGGCAAGAGCACCATCACCACGGAGCTAGCTCTGGCTCTCAGGCATGCTGGCAAGAAG GTTGGCATCCTGGATGTTGACCTATGTGGGCCCAGTATCCCCCGCATGCTGAATGTGGGTCACACCGATGTGCACCAGTGTGATGCAGGATGGGTGCCTGTCTACACTGATGCTGACAAGAGCCTCGCCCTCATGTCCATTGGCTTCTTGCTTGAGGACCCAGATGAAGCAGTGGTGTGGAGGGGGCCCAAGAAAACAG ctatgattggccagtttGTGTCAGATGTAGCATGGGGAGAGCTGGACGTGTTGCTAGTGGACACACCGCCAGGGACGTCTGACGAGCATATAGCAGTACTGGAGAACCTGAAAAAACACAGAGTGGATGGAGCCGTTTTGGTCACCACACCTCAG GCAGTGTCCACGGGGGATGTGAGGAGGGAGGTCACCTTCTGTAAGAAGACAGGTGTACGGATCCTGGGCATCGTCGAGAACATGAGCGGCTTTGTTTGTCTGCACTGCTCA gAGTGCAGCAATATATTCTCAAAAGGAGGTGGCGAAGAGTTAGCCAAGCTGACAGGATCAACATTCCTAG GTTCAGTGCCCTTGGATCCTGCGCTCAGCACCAGTATAGAGGAAGGCAAGGACTTCATACAGTCGTTCCCTGACAGCCCCACCTTCAGTGCCATCAGCAACATTTGTCAGACTCTGCTCGACAGCCTCCAAACTGCTTGA
- the spsb3b gene encoding SPRY domain-containing SOCS box protein 3, producing the protein MSHCKTVYRKTAARAAMLRRARNGRARHLAWSEQRQETDAMAVIQLSDREEWEGQTTTQISDVESEVDYLETAQTVSEVVALPNTAPVTGESFCQCDRQEELIPGFGVSSDCLCGEEDEGFDWEWDEHFKSSGAFLSCDNRKVSFHSDYSCGTAAIRGTKELTDGQHFWEVKMTSPVYGTDMMVGIGTSEVNLEKFKFSFGSLLGHDEDSWGLSYTGLLQHKGDKVKFSSRFGQGSIIGVHLDTWHGTLTFYKNRHCIGVAATRLQNKKFYPMVCSTAAKSSMKVIRACYTPTSLQYLCCAQLRQMLPHCPDVLDAMELPPGLRTLLQIQLGWVFTLSSNPEASEQPEDLPEDFHEEMSLPSSPSPIPSPVSTLSACASPSPCTSPLLDTVPHQCPCQTSPQNQPCTCHCPPTPPSSDYDSCCSEPEDYQCKRCRWT; encoded by the exons ATGAGCCACTGCAAGACAGTGTATAGGAAGACTGCTGCAAG AGCTGCCATGCTAAGAAGAGCCAGGAACGGCCGGGCTCGGCATTTGGCCTGGAGTGAACAACGGCAAGAGACAGATGCCATGGCAGTGATCCAGCTGTCGGACAGGGAGGAATGGGAGGGCCAGACGACAACACAG ATCAGCGATGTGGAGTCTGAGGTGGATTACCTGGAGACTGCTCAGACCGTATCTGAGGTGGTGGCCTTGCCCAACACAGCGCCGGTGACAGGGGAGTCTTTCTGCCAGTGTGACCGACAGGAAGAGCTCATCCCAGGCTTTGGGGTCAGCAGTGACTGCCTCTGTGGGGAGGAGGATGAGG GTTTTGACTGGGAGTGGGATGAGCACTTCAAGTCTTCCGGAGCCTTCCTAAGCTGCGACAACAGGAAGGTGAGCTTTcactcagactacagctgcggCACGGCTGCCATCCGTGGCACCAAGGAGCTTACAGACGGCCAACACTTCTGGGAAGTCAAGATGACCTCTCCCGTCTATGGAACCGATATG ATGGTGGGAATTGGGACTTCAGAGGTGAACCTGGAGAAGTTCAAATTCAGCTTTGGCAGCCTGCTGGGCCATGACGAAGACAGTTGGGGGCTCTCCTACACAG GTCTCCTCCAGCACAAAGGGGACAAAGTGAAGTTCTCCTCTCGGTTTGGCCAAGGCTCCATCATAGGAGTGCACCTGGACACCTGGCATGGCACCCTGACCTTCTACAAGAACCGGCACTGCATAG GTGTTGCTGCCACACGGCTGCAGAACAAGAAGTTCTACCCCATGGTGTGCTCCACAGCAGCTAAAAGCAGTATGAAGGTTATCCGTGCCTGCTACACACCCACCTCCCTGCAGTACCTTTGCTGTGCCCAGCTCCGCCAAATGTTGCCCCACTGTCCCGATGTACTTGACGCTATGGAGCTGCCCCCAGGCCTGCGCACCCTCCTCCAAATACAGCTAGGCTGGGTCTTCACCCTCAGCAGCAACCCTGAAGCCTCGGAGCAGCCCGAGGACTTGCCTGAGGACTTCCACGAGGAGATGAGCCTGCCTTCCAGCCCCAGCCCCATCCCGAGCCCAGTCTCCACCCTGAGTGCCTGTGCCTCCCCGAGCCCCTGCACCAGCCCATTACTCGACACAGTCCCGCATCAGTGCCCCTGTCAAACGTCACCTCAAAATCAACCTTGCACTTGCCACTGCCCTCCAACTCCTCCCAGCAGCGACTACGACAGCTGCTGCTCCGAACCGGAGGATTACCAATGCAAGAGATGCCGCTGGACATGA
- the LOC126399345 gene encoding probable crossover junction endonuclease EME2 isoform X1, which yields MSVLRRAKTWEISESEGSDAETKPDLNQDESGHITTVCTDFKEDQSSDSKCKTLPSSPTKTEPSKTCALSPPRPEGRGTPSPARKRRSKEEIEADRQAARERKEARDRQRAARAREKEEKRQEQQKRREAAENLRSLRPENCLRCLTVCIDPALLQQDGSDILLDALAAFEWRFSIETQQLPCSITWTRDLPQQGEDGKGSVEEEQVVLVLSLMDFMDTVISVKKMLDSEEEETGAGSFLSPILECLNRDAKKVVTLLVTDSQPDYRMDACGVHLLDETLQSKLGMENVDIEEVLVYLQLCKNISLVFLDGWQEVTNHVCGVTKALSKRPFKLLTERAELPFCVDGSWASGVRVERDGSGLIQVWSKQIQQLNRVSPAVASTVTAAYPSPQLLLQAYQSLESEEARKGLLAGLLVKSGGKERRIGPELSARVYRCLTAQNPQLVLD from the exons ATGTCTGTGCTGCGCAGAGCTAAAACATGGGAAATATCTGAATCAGAGGGAAGCGACGCTGAGACTAAACCTGATTTAAACCAAGATGAGAGCGGTCACATAACAACAGTCTGCACAGACTTTAAAGAGGACCAGAGTTCAGACTCAAAGTGCAAAACCCTTCCATCGTCACCCACAAAAACCGAGCCCAGTAAAACTTGTGCTCTGTCACCGCCGCGACCAGAGGGACGTGGCACACCGAGCCCTGCGAGAAAACGCCGCAGCAAAGAGGAGATAGAGGCGGACAGACAGGCAgccagggagaggaaggaggcgagagacaggcagagagcagcCAGAGCccgggagaaggaggagaagaggcaGGAGCagcagaagaggagagaggctgcGGAGAACCTGAGGAGTCTCCGGCCGGAGAACTGCCTCAGGTGTCTGACAGTCTGCATAGATCCAG CTCTTCTACAACAGGATGGCTCAGACATCTTGTTGGACGCCCTGGCTGCCTTTGAGTGGAGGTTTAGCATCGAGACCCAGCAGCTCCCATGCAGCATCACCTGGACCAGAGATTTACCTCAG CAGGGAGAAGATGGCAAGGGCTCGGTGGAGGAGGAGCAAGTGGTTCTGGTGCTGAGTCTGATGGACTTCATGGACACAGTGATCTCTGTGAAGAAA ATGCTagacagtgaggaggaggagacaggtgCGGGGTCTTTCCTTAGTCCAATTTTGGAGTGTCTCAACCGGGATGCCAAGAAGGTGGTCACTCTGTTAGTGACAGACTCTCAGCCAGATTACAG GATGGATGCTTGTGGTGTGCATTTACTGGATGAGACACTACAATCCAAACTGGGAATGGAGAATGTGGACATTGAGGAG GTTCTTGTGTACCTGCAGCTCTGCAAGAATATCTCTCTGGTCTTCCTGGATGGCTGGCAGGAGGTCACTAACCATGTGTGTGGTGTCACCAAGGCCTTATCAAAACGTCCTTTCAA ACTGCTAACGGAGCGAGCAGAGCTGCCCTTCTGCGTGGACGGTTCATGGGCCAGCGGGGTTCGTGTAGAGCGGGACGGCTCGGGGCTGATCCAGGTCTGGAGCAAGCAGATCCAGCAGCTGAACAGAGTCAGCCCTGCTGTGGCCTCCACTGTGACAGCAGCCTATCCGTCTCCTCAGCTACTGCTGCAG gCATACCAGAGCTTGGAGTCAGAGGAGGCCAGAAAGGGGCTGCTGGCTGGTCTCTTGGTGAAAAGCGGAGGTAAAGAGAGACGTATAGGACCGGAGTTATCAGCAAGAGTTTACCGCTGCCTCACAGCCCAGAACCCCCAGCTGGTCCTGGACTGA
- the LOC126399345 gene encoding probable crossover junction endonuclease EME2 isoform X2, which produces MSVLRRAKTWEISESEGSDAETKPDLNQDESGHITTVCTDFKEDQSSDSKCKTLPSSPTKTEPSKTCALSPPRPEGRGTPSPARKRRSKEEIEADRQAARERKEARDRQRAARAREKEEKRQEQQKRREAAENLRSLRPENCLRCLTVCIDPALLQQDGSDILLDALAAFEWRFSIETQQLPCSITWTRDLPQGEDGKGSVEEEQVVLVLSLMDFMDTVISVKKMLDSEEEETGAGSFLSPILECLNRDAKKVVTLLVTDSQPDYRMDACGVHLLDETLQSKLGMENVDIEEVLVYLQLCKNISLVFLDGWQEVTNHVCGVTKALSKRPFKLLTERAELPFCVDGSWASGVRVERDGSGLIQVWSKQIQQLNRVSPAVASTVTAAYPSPQLLLQAYQSLESEEARKGLLAGLLVKSGGKERRIGPELSARVYRCLTAQNPQLVLD; this is translated from the exons ATGTCTGTGCTGCGCAGAGCTAAAACATGGGAAATATCTGAATCAGAGGGAAGCGACGCTGAGACTAAACCTGATTTAAACCAAGATGAGAGCGGTCACATAACAACAGTCTGCACAGACTTTAAAGAGGACCAGAGTTCAGACTCAAAGTGCAAAACCCTTCCATCGTCACCCACAAAAACCGAGCCCAGTAAAACTTGTGCTCTGTCACCGCCGCGACCAGAGGGACGTGGCACACCGAGCCCTGCGAGAAAACGCCGCAGCAAAGAGGAGATAGAGGCGGACAGACAGGCAgccagggagaggaaggaggcgagagacaggcagagagcagcCAGAGCccgggagaaggaggagaagaggcaGGAGCagcagaagaggagagaggctgcGGAGAACCTGAGGAGTCTCCGGCCGGAGAACTGCCTCAGGTGTCTGACAGTCTGCATAGATCCAG CTCTTCTACAACAGGATGGCTCAGACATCTTGTTGGACGCCCTGGCTGCCTTTGAGTGGAGGTTTAGCATCGAGACCCAGCAGCTCCCATGCAGCATCACCTGGACCAGAGATTTACCTCAG GGAGAAGATGGCAAGGGCTCGGTGGAGGAGGAGCAAGTGGTTCTGGTGCTGAGTCTGATGGACTTCATGGACACAGTGATCTCTGTGAAGAAA ATGCTagacagtgaggaggaggagacaggtgCGGGGTCTTTCCTTAGTCCAATTTTGGAGTGTCTCAACCGGGATGCCAAGAAGGTGGTCACTCTGTTAGTGACAGACTCTCAGCCAGATTACAG GATGGATGCTTGTGGTGTGCATTTACTGGATGAGACACTACAATCCAAACTGGGAATGGAGAATGTGGACATTGAGGAG GTTCTTGTGTACCTGCAGCTCTGCAAGAATATCTCTCTGGTCTTCCTGGATGGCTGGCAGGAGGTCACTAACCATGTGTGTGGTGTCACCAAGGCCTTATCAAAACGTCCTTTCAA ACTGCTAACGGAGCGAGCAGAGCTGCCCTTCTGCGTGGACGGTTCATGGGCCAGCGGGGTTCGTGTAGAGCGGGACGGCTCGGGGCTGATCCAGGTCTGGAGCAAGCAGATCCAGCAGCTGAACAGAGTCAGCCCTGCTGTGGCCTCCACTGTGACAGCAGCCTATCCGTCTCCTCAGCTACTGCTGCAG gCATACCAGAGCTTGGAGTCAGAGGAGGCCAGAAAGGGGCTGCTGGCTGGTCTCTTGGTGAAAAGCGGAGGTAAAGAGAGACGTATAGGACCGGAGTTATCAGCAAGAGTTTACCGCTGCCTCACAGCCCAGAACCCCCAGCTGGTCCTGGACTGA
- the LOC126399345 gene encoding probable crossover junction endonuclease EME2 isoform X3 has product MSVLRRAKTWEISESEGSDAETKPDLNQDESGHITTVCTDFKEDQSSDSKCKTLPSSPTKTEPSKTCALSPPRPEGRGTPSPARKRRSKEEIEADRQAARERKEARDRQRAARAREKEEKRQEQQKRREAAENLRSLRPENCLRCLTVCIDPALLQQDGSDILLDALAAFEWRFSIETQQLPCSITWTRDLPQQGEDGKGSVEEEQVVLVLSLMDFMDTVISVKKMLDSEEEETGAGSFLSPILECLNRDAKKVVTLLVTDSQPDYRMDACGVHLLDETLQSKLGMENVDIEETANGASRAALLRGRFMGQRGSCRAGRLGADPGLEQADPAAEQSQPCCGLHCDSSLSVSSATAAGIPELGVRGGQKGAAGWSLGEKRR; this is encoded by the exons ATGTCTGTGCTGCGCAGAGCTAAAACATGGGAAATATCTGAATCAGAGGGAAGCGACGCTGAGACTAAACCTGATTTAAACCAAGATGAGAGCGGTCACATAACAACAGTCTGCACAGACTTTAAAGAGGACCAGAGTTCAGACTCAAAGTGCAAAACCCTTCCATCGTCACCCACAAAAACCGAGCCCAGTAAAACTTGTGCTCTGTCACCGCCGCGACCAGAGGGACGTGGCACACCGAGCCCTGCGAGAAAACGCCGCAGCAAAGAGGAGATAGAGGCGGACAGACAGGCAgccagggagaggaaggaggcgagagacaggcagagagcagcCAGAGCccgggagaaggaggagaagaggcaGGAGCagcagaagaggagagaggctgcGGAGAACCTGAGGAGTCTCCGGCCGGAGAACTGCCTCAGGTGTCTGACAGTCTGCATAGATCCAG CTCTTCTACAACAGGATGGCTCAGACATCTTGTTGGACGCCCTGGCTGCCTTTGAGTGGAGGTTTAGCATCGAGACCCAGCAGCTCCCATGCAGCATCACCTGGACCAGAGATTTACCTCAG CAGGGAGAAGATGGCAAGGGCTCGGTGGAGGAGGAGCAAGTGGTTCTGGTGCTGAGTCTGATGGACTTCATGGACACAGTGATCTCTGTGAAGAAA ATGCTagacagtgaggaggaggagacaggtgCGGGGTCTTTCCTTAGTCCAATTTTGGAGTGTCTCAACCGGGATGCCAAGAAGGTGGTCACTCTGTTAGTGACAGACTCTCAGCCAGATTACAG GATGGATGCTTGTGGTGTGCATTTACTGGATGAGACACTACAATCCAAACTGGGAATGGAGAATGTGGACATTGAGGAG ACTGCTAACGGAGCGAGCAGAGCTGCCCTTCTGCGTGGACGGTTCATGGGCCAGCGGGGTTCGTGTAGAGCGGGACGGCTCGGGGCTGATCCAGGTCTGGAGCAAGCAGATCCAGCAGCTGAACAGAGTCAGCCCTGCTGTGGCCTCCACTGTGACAGCAGCCTATCCGTCTCCTCAGCTACTGCTGCAG gCATACCAGAGCTTGGAGTCAGAGGAGGCCAGAAAGGGGCTGCTGGCTGGTCTCTTGGTGAAAAGCGGAGGTAA